Below is a window of Mucilaginibacter ginkgonis DNA.
TGATCAGGCCGCAAGTCAAAAAGCAAAAAGACCAGAAAAAATACGTTGACGAGTTAAAGAAAGGCGATAAAGTGGTAACCACATCGGGCATCCACGGCAAGGTGATAGAAGCCGGTGAAACCACCTTTTTGATAGAGGTTGATAACGGTGTAAAGATAAAGTTCGACAAGGCCGCCATTTCTTTAGACGCTTCTAAAGCTTTAAACAACCCGGTGCCTGCAAAGGCGTAAGCCACAAAAATTAATGATAAATGCCGTTCTTTGTATGCGAAGAGCGGCATTTTAGTTTAACATCGTCAATGGCCATTATTAAATTATCACCAACAGAACGCAGGCGGTTATCTGCCTTTGTAACCTGCTGTGTGGTAGCTTTTGCCGCCTGGCTGTTAACGGTTTTACAAGGGAGCTACAACTACAAGGTAAAGTGCATACTTACCTACAATAACATTCCGCAGCGCAGGGCGTTCCGCACGCTGCAATCAGATACCGTTGTGGCCACCTTGCAGGGCAGCGGCTGGCAGATGCTTTCGGCACGGATGCATAATGAAGACGAGCACATCGCCATAGATCTGCACACGCTGGATACCAAAAACTTTATCGCGCTTGAAGCGCAATTGCCGCAGATAAACAGTAAACGCAGCGCCGAACAAAAAATCACCGACTTTGATCCGGATACGCTTTACTTCGACTTTACAAACCGCAGTACCAAACGGGTGCCTGTCAAATTGTTAAAGAACATAACGTTTCAGCCGCAATTTGATGTGGCGGGGAATGTGAGGTTAAACCCGGCGTATGTTTTTGTAAGCGGCCCGGCAGCTACTATTAACAAAATAACCGAATGGAGCACCGATTCGCTCAAGGTAACGGATGTAGAGGCTAACGTACAGGCCAAAGTAGATATAGCCAAAGTGCGCGATGGTAATGTGAGTATCTATCCAAAGATCATACAGGTTTTTGTCCCTGTTGAGGAATTTACTGAAAAAACATTAGAAATACCTGTACAATTGAGCAACAACGTGCATTATTATGATGTAAAAATATTCCCGCAAAAGGTAAAGGTTACTTTCATGACGCCTTTAAGCAAGTTTGCCGAGATCAACGACGATTATTTTGACGCGGTGGCCGATTTTGGCTTATGGGCAGAGCATAAATATTCTTCCTTGCCGGTTAAGATAACACGCTTGCCAGCTTATACCAAAATAGTGAAAATAGAACCGCAGAACGTAGATTTTATAGTAAAGAAATAATGCTGAAAATAGGTTTAACGGGCAACATTGGCAGCGGCAAAACAACGGTTAGCAAAATATTTGCCTTATTGGGTGTGCCTGTTTTTTACGCCGATGAATCTGCTAAAAACGTCATGACTGCTGATGTGGTATTGATCCAAGCTATTACGAATACTTTTGGCAAGGAATCTTATTTCGACGATGGCAGCTTAAACCGAAAGCATATTGCCGCGCAGGTTTTTAGTGATCCTGAAGCTTTGCAACGTTTGAACGCGATTGTTCACCCTGCTGTATTTCGAGACTTTGATAATTGGGTTACCCTACAACAGGTATCGTATGTAATTAAAGAGGCTGCTATTTTGTTTGAAAGCGGCTCTTATCTGCATTGCGACAAAAGTATCATTGTCACCGCACCGCTTGATCTTCGCCTGCAGCGTACCATCGCGAGAGATGGTATCACTTTAGATGAAGCCAAAGCCCGCGACAGCCGCCAAAAGCCCGAAAACGAGAAAACGAAGCTTGCCGATTTTTTCATCGTTAATGATGATACCCAAATGGTTATCCCGCAGGTGTTGGCACTGCATAACCGGCTGTTAGCGTTAGCTTCCGCATGATCTTACAGGATTTCATCGCGATTAATGAGAAAGGCATCTATTGCCTTTACGGAGATTTTTACCTCGACCCTAAAGAACCCGTCGCGACGGCGGTAATATCCCATGCCCATGCAGACCACGCGGTAAGCGGCAACAGGGATGTTTACTGCACAGAAGCAACGTCGGCATTTATGCAGTTGCGTTACGGTAAAAATGCGGCCCTTACTTTTCATATTTTGGGGTGGCAGCAACAAATAAATATTGGCGGGGTAGAGGTATCCTTCCTCCCGGCCGGCCATATGCTGGGCTCTGCAATGGTATTGATGGTTTATCAAGGAGTACGCTATCTATACACCGGCGATTTTAAACTTCAGCCCGATGCAACCTGCGAACCCATACAATTTTGCCAGGCTGATGTGTTGATAACCGAAAGCACTTTTGCAGATCCGAACACAGCGCATCCCGATGCTGGGTTGGAGATAAAGAAGCTGGCGGACATTGACATCAACATTATGCTGGGAGCTTACGGGTTAGGCAAAAGTCAGCGGCTGATACAATTAATAAATCAGCATGTTCCGGACAAAACCATTCTTGTGCCTCACAAGATATGGCCCTTAAACGCGATTTACGAAAAGTTTGGCTATCAATTAGGCAACTATCAGATATACAGCCGCAAACTGATGAAGGAGCAAAGGCAGTTCGTATACATTGTTCCGCCGTTTACGTTTGACAGTTACATCCGGGCGACGGGCGTGAAGCGGTTGTTTGCCTCCGGTTGGAAAAACCTGCAGGTGAATGACAAGGATACATTATACATATCAGACCACGCCGACTGGAACGATATTCTAAAAGCAATAGAACAGGTATCGCCAAAAGAAGCATGGACGCTGCATGGCGATGGCAATGCCTTAAAGCAACATTTTGACGGCAAATTGCCCGTCAAGATTATGAATTGATATGCAGGAAGGGGTAGACTATTACATAAATGCAGACGGTAACCTGGTCTTCACACGCGAGTACCATTTAAAGCGCGGCTACTGTTGTAAAAACAAGTGTCTCAATTGTCCCTGGGATTATGGCAAACCCAAAAAACAAAGCGGCAAAGAAAAATAGCAAACATTACTGAAGGTTTGGTACTTTTAATGTGGAAATGAAAATAGACGACGAAATCAAGGGCAAGTTTGAAGATAACCATCACCGTGCGGTGGTAAACCTTAACTACACCTATGGCTGGATCAACAACAAACTCCGCGGCCAATTTGAGAAATATAATCTTACTACACAGCAGTTTAATGTGTTACGTATTCTTCGCGGACAATTGCCCAATGCGGCAACCGTAAATTTGCTGAAGGAGCGCATGGTTGATAAAATGTCTGATGCGTCGCGCATTGTAGACCGCCTCATTCAAAAAGGCCTGGTGTCACGCTGCACTAACAATAAAGACCGCAGGGCAGTAGATGTTCATATTACAGATCAGGGCCTGGAGCTTTTGTCTCAGATGGACATAGAAGTGAAGACCAAAGACTGGTTAAGCGACCATTTAACCGATGACGAAGCAGAACAGTTAAGCTCTCTTTTAGATAAGCTGAGGGGATAATTATAACTCGTAAACAAAGCCGCCAACTGCAACAGCAACGCCTAAGAGCACAGCGATCAGTTTTCTGCGATTAAATTTATGGTCGGGGCCGGCCTCGAATAAGATGGTGGTAGAAATATGCAGGAATATGCCGATTACCACACCCATAATGCGATTAAAGTAATGTTGCAGGTTGCCTATACCGCCGCGGCTCAAGGCATCGCTAAAGAAATAGCCGGCGGGCGCCATTATCGCGAACAAAAAAACATAAAACAACACGCCGTTTCTGCTTTGTTTATTGTTAATTAAGACTGTTGCCAGTGCAAACGCCGCAGGAATGTGGTGTAAGGCGATGCCGAAAACCAATTGATTCTGGTAGCCTTGCGCCAATGGCATTCCCTCTAAAAATCCGTGCAAACAAAGACTGATCATTATTCCAATAGGGAAAGCAGCATGATCATGCGCATGCATGTGCCCGTGCTCTATGCCGTCAGAAAATTGCTCTAACACAATTTGAAACAAAAAGCCGATAAGGATAAAAACGCCTACATAATTGTCATTGCCGTGGTAAGCATCGGGTACAAGGTGCAAAACGGTTATACCAAAAAGATATGCGCCGCTAAAAGATAATATCAGCCGCAGCGTCTTATGGTTATCGCCCCTAAAAAGAAACACTGAGGCGCCGCCTAAAAAGGCTGCAAAAAAGAGTAAAAGCGATTGCCAGATCATATATTATAAAATTGTGGCTGCGTTTTTTTATGTAACAAGGCCATAAGGATGCCTATAGTGGCGCCAAATAATCCGCCGAACGCCACGTCAACAGGGTAATGTAAGCCAACATAAACCTGAGCGAAACAAACCAGCGTTGCCCATAATATAGCCCACAGCCAGATCCATTTCCAGCGGCTTTTAAAAACCATGATAAGAAATAACGACATGGCAAAATGGTCTGTCGCATGAGTAGATGGGAAACTGTAACCGGTTCCGCAGCCAACACGGACGGTTTCGTCGTTAATGATCGCCTGTTCCCTGCACGGCCGCGTGCGTTTTACTGCTTTTTTTATCAACGTTGCGCTGGTAAAGTCGGCAATGCCAACAGTAAATGCCAGCATCACTATGATGATGGCGCCTTGTTTTTTAAACTTCCAAATGCAGAACGCGATAATGAACACGTAAACTGGGATCCAGAACTTCGGTTCGCGCAGCCAGGGCATAATTGCGTCAAAAAACGGATTTGCCATGCCGCGATTGATCAGGTGAAATATAGAACGGTCGGCCTGTAGTAAAAAATCGGGCATAGGTATAAGCTGCGCACAAATGTAAGTATTATCGCTGTGCTAAAACAGTTGCGTTAGTGTCATATATCAGCCGAGAGTTGTAAATTTGGCGATACTTATTTTTTGATACTTTGACTCTAATAAAATCTATATCAGGCATTCGCGGAACTATTGGTGGTAAAGCAGGCGAGGGGCTTTCGCCACTTGACGTCGTTAAGTTTACCTCAGCGTTCGGTACCTGGGCTGCGAAGCGTTCAGGCAAAAAGAAAATCGTTATTGGCCGCGACGCGCGTTTGTCGGGCGAGATGGTGAATAATCTTGTTATCGGTACGTTACAAGGTTTGGGCATTGATGTTATCGACCTTGGCTTGTCGACTACGCCAACTGTCGAGATCGCTGTGCCTAAAGAAGCAGCTGCCGGTGGTATCATCATCACTGCTAGCCATAACCCAAAACAATGGAATGCACTAAAGTTATTAAACAATGATGGCGAATTTATAAGTGATGCTGATGGCAAGGAAGTGTTGGACATTGCCGAAGCTAGTGACTTTGAGTTTGCCGATGTTGATGATCTGGGTAAAGTAACCCGTGACAATTCTTATTGCGATAAACATATTGCAGATGTGCTGGCGTTGCCATTAGTAGATAAGGATGCGGTGGCTAAAGCTAATTTAAGCGTAGTAATTGATTGCGTAAACTCTACTGGCGGCATATTTGTACCTGCTTTGCTGAGCGCGCTTGGTGTTAAAACCGTTCATAAATTGTTTTGTGAGCCCGATGGTCATTTCCCGCATAACCCCGAACCGCTGCCTGAAAACCTGCGCGATCTTTCAAAAGAGGTTGTAGACAAAAAAGCAGATTTAGGAATCGCTGTCGATCCGGATGTTGACCGCCTGGCGTTTGTTGCCGAGGATGGCAGCATGTTTGGCGAGGAATATACGCTGGTAACAGTAGCCGACTACGTTTTGCAGCAAACTAAAGGTAATACAGTATCAAACCTATCATCAACCCGCGCCCTGCGCGACGTGACTGAGAAAGCCGGCGGTACATATCAGGCTGCAGCAGTTGGCGAGGTGAATGTGGTAAACAAAATGAAGGAGACCAATGCTGTAATTGGTGGCGAAGGTAATGGCGGAGTAATCTACCCTGAGTTGCACTACGGCCGCGATGCATTGGTTGGCATTGCCTTGTTTTTAACGCATTTAGCTAAAACAGGTAAAGCAGTTTCCCAATTACGGGCTACTTACCCAAGCTATCATATTTCAAAAAATAAAATTACCCTTACCGAGGGTATGGATATCGATGCTTTGTTAGCCAAAGTAGAAGAGAAATACAAGAATCAGCATTACAGCACCATCGACGGCCTCAAAATAGAATTTGATAAAGAATGGGTGCATTTGCGCCGTTCAAATACAGAGCCGATCATCCGAATTTATTCCGAGGCAAGCTCAGAGCAGGTTGCAGATAGTTTGGCAAATAAGATCATTGCAGATATAAAAGAGATTCTTCAGGTACAATAATTAGTGAATTAGTGATTTAGAGAGTGGGTGAGTAAGTACTATATAAACATGAGTACGAACAATGAGTTTGCAGAACACTTTCGTTCAGAGAACGAAGCTGTTTGTGATCAATGTCATAAAACTTTATAAAGAGTTACCAAACACTACTGAGGCACAAATTATTGGAAGGCAATGGGTGCGGTGTTCATCGTCAGTGGGCGCAAACTACAGAGCCGCCTGCAGGGCGAGATCTCAAAAAGAATTTTCAGCCAAATTGTCGATAGTTGCAGAAGAGGCCGATGAAAGTATATTTTGGATGGAGATTTTAATAGGAGTTGAAATTATGAGTATGGAAAAGTTGAATTATGTTTTTAAAGAAGCAAGGAAATTTTGAAAGTGGTAGTCACTGCAAGAAAAACCATTTCTGATAAATAATACACCGACGTATTAATTCAAAAATTAATTTTAAAACTCACTAACTCAGCACTCACTAACTCACTAATTCAGAACTGATAACAAAAAAGAGATGCGCGTTTACTTAGATAATGCAGCGACCACACCAATGGATGCTGAAGTGCTTAAAGAAATGTATACGGTGATGGAAAGCCAGTTCGGTAATCCATCGTCCATCCATGCACACGGGCGCGAAGCACGTTCTTTACTTGAAAAGTGCCGCAAGCGCGTGGCTACTCTGCTGCATACTTCACCTGCGGAAATATTTTTCACCTCGGGTGGGACTGAGGCCGATAATATGGCAATCAGGTGCGGCATCACCGGTTATAACATCAAACACGCCATTACGAGCCATCTGGAACATCACGCTGTAATTCATACGCTTGAGGCCATGGAAAAATCCGGCTTAATAAAGTTAAGCTTTGTAAACGTTACGTCTAAAGGCGAAATTGATTATGAACATTTGGAAGAGTTGCTGAAAAACAACGACCGCAGTTTTGTTTCCATAATGCATGCCAACAACGAGTTGGGGACCATCAATGACATTGAGCGTATCGGCGAACTATGTGAACAATATAACGCGATTTTTCATTGCGATACGGTACAAACCTGCGGGCACTATGTCCACGATCTAAGTAAGCTAAAGGTACACTTTATGGTTTGTTCTGCACATAAATTGCACGGGCCAAAAGGTGTAGGCTTCATTTACATTAGCCATAAGGTAAAAATAGACCCAATGATCTATGGCGGTGCCCAGGAACGCAACATGCGCGGCGGGACAGAAAACATCTACGGTATAGCCGGACTTGCAAAAGCTTTAGAAATGGCTTATGCCGATATGAGTGAACACCAGCAATATATCCAGGGATTAAAAAGCCACATGATGAACAGACTTATGGCTGAAGTTCCCGGGATCCATTTTAACGGTGAAACTAATCCTGCCAAAAGCTTATATACCGTATTGAATGTGTCTTTCCCGGAGATGGAGATGGCCGATATGTTGTTATTCAACTTAGATATTGCCGGTATATCAGCCTCTGG
It encodes the following:
- a CDS encoding MarR family winged helix-turn-helix transcriptional regulator, with translation MKIDDEIKGKFEDNHHRAVVNLNYTYGWINNKLRGQFEKYNLTTQQFNVLRILRGQLPNAATVNLLKERMVDKMSDASRIVDRLIQKGLVSRCTNNKDRRAVDVHITDQGLELLSQMDIEVKTKDWLSDHLTDDEAEQLSSLLDKLRG
- a CDS encoding cysteine desulfurase family protein; protein product: MRVYLDNAATTPMDAEVLKEMYTVMESQFGNPSSIHAHGREARSLLEKCRKRVATLLHTSPAEIFFTSGGTEADNMAIRCGITGYNIKHAITSHLEHHAVIHTLEAMEKSGLIKLSFVNVTSKGEIDYEHLEELLKNNDRSFVSIMHANNELGTINDIERIGELCEQYNAIFHCDTVQTCGHYVHDLSKLKVHFMVCSAHKLHGPKGVGFIYISHKVKIDPMIYGGAQERNMRGGTENIYGIAGLAKALEMAYADMSEHQQYIQGLKSHMMNRLMAEVPGIHFNGETNPAKSLYTVLNVSFPEMEMADMLLFNLDIAGISASGGSACSSGSNIGSHVLNAIGANPDRPAVRFSFSKYNTLEEVDFVVDKVKEICLVNA
- a CDS encoding four helix bundle protein; protein product: MSLQNTFVQRTKLFVINVIKLYKELPNTTEAQIIGRQWVRCSSSVGANYRAACRARSQKEFSAKLSIVAEEADESIFWMEILIGVEIMSMEKLNYVFKEARKF
- a CDS encoding ZIP family metal transporter, with protein sequence MIWQSLLLFFAAFLGGASVFLFRGDNHKTLRLILSFSGAYLFGITVLHLVPDAYHGNDNYVGVFILIGFLFQIVLEQFSDGIEHGHMHAHDHAAFPIGIMISLCLHGFLEGMPLAQGYQNQLVFGIALHHIPAAFALATVLINNKQSRNGVLFYVFLFAIMAPAGYFFSDALSRGGIGNLQHYFNRIMGVVIGIFLHISTTILFEAGPDHKFNRRKLIAVLLGVAVAVGGFVYEL
- the coaE gene encoding dephospho-CoA kinase (Dephospho-CoA kinase (CoaE) performs the final step in coenzyme A biosynthesis.), which gives rise to MLKIGLTGNIGSGKTTVSKIFALLGVPVFYADESAKNVMTADVVLIQAITNTFGKESYFDDGSLNRKHIAAQVFSDPEALQRLNAIVHPAVFRDFDNWVTLQQVSYVIKEAAILFESGSYLHCDKSIIVTAPLDLRLQRTIARDGITLDEAKARDSRQKPENEKTKLADFFIVNDDTQMVIPQVLALHNRLLALASA
- a CDS encoding phosphatase PAP2 family protein, translated to MPDFLLQADRSIFHLINRGMANPFFDAIMPWLREPKFWIPVYVFIIAFCIWKFKKQGAIIIVMLAFTVGIADFTSATLIKKAVKRTRPCREQAIINDETVRVGCGTGYSFPSTHATDHFAMSLFLIMVFKSRWKWIWLWAILWATLVCFAQVYVGLHYPVDVAFGGLFGATIGILMALLHKKTQPQFYNI
- the yajC gene encoding preprotein translocase subunit YajC — its product is MVPQQIIVMVLIIAVFYFFMIRPQVKKQKDQKKYVDELKKGDKVVTTSGIHGKVIEAGETTFLIEVDNGVKIKFDKAAISLDASKALNNPVPAKA
- the glmM gene encoding phosphoglucosamine mutase; this encodes MTLIKSISGIRGTIGGKAGEGLSPLDVVKFTSAFGTWAAKRSGKKKIVIGRDARLSGEMVNNLVIGTLQGLGIDVIDLGLSTTPTVEIAVPKEAAAGGIIITASHNPKQWNALKLLNNDGEFISDADGKEVLDIAEASDFEFADVDDLGKVTRDNSYCDKHIADVLALPLVDKDAVAKANLSVVIDCVNSTGGIFVPALLSALGVKTVHKLFCEPDGHFPHNPEPLPENLRDLSKEVVDKKADLGIAVDPDVDRLAFVAEDGSMFGEEYTLVTVADYVLQQTKGNTVSNLSSTRALRDVTEKAGGTYQAAAVGEVNVVNKMKETNAVIGGEGNGGVIYPELHYGRDALVGIALFLTHLAKTGKAVSQLRATYPSYHISKNKITLTEGMDIDALLAKVEEKYKNQHYSTIDGLKIEFDKEWVHLRRSNTEPIIRIYSEASSEQVADSLANKIIADIKEILQVQ
- a CDS encoding YbbR-like domain-containing protein, with protein sequence MPFFVCEERHFSLTSSMAIIKLSPTERRRLSAFVTCCVVAFAAWLLTVLQGSYNYKVKCILTYNNIPQRRAFRTLQSDTVVATLQGSGWQMLSARMHNEDEHIAIDLHTLDTKNFIALEAQLPQINSKRSAEQKITDFDPDTLYFDFTNRSTKRVPVKLLKNITFQPQFDVAGNVRLNPAYVFVSGPAATINKITEWSTDSLKVTDVEANVQAKVDIAKVRDGNVSIYPKIIQVFVPVEEFTEKTLEIPVQLSNNVHYYDVKIFPQKVKVTFMTPLSKFAEINDDYFDAVADFGLWAEHKYSSLPVKITRLPAYTKIVKIEPQNVDFIVKK
- a CDS encoding MBL fold metallo-hydrolase produces the protein MILQDFIAINEKGIYCLYGDFYLDPKEPVATAVISHAHADHAVSGNRDVYCTEATSAFMQLRYGKNAALTFHILGWQQQINIGGVEVSFLPAGHMLGSAMVLMVYQGVRYLYTGDFKLQPDATCEPIQFCQADVLITESTFADPNTAHPDAGLEIKKLADIDINIMLGAYGLGKSQRLIQLINQHVPDKTILVPHKIWPLNAIYEKFGYQLGNYQIYSRKLMKEQRQFVYIVPPFTFDSYIRATGVKRLFASGWKNLQVNDKDTLYISDHADWNDILKAIEQVSPKEAWTLHGDGNALKQHFDGKLPVKIMN
- a CDS encoding DUF5522 domain-containing protein, which produces MQEGVDYYINADGNLVFTREYHLKRGYCCKNKCLNCPWDYGKPKKQSGKEK